A DNA window from Luteolibacter luteus contains the following coding sequences:
- the rhaM gene encoding L-rhamnose mutarotase, producing the protein MIRKAFVMSVNAGCEDEYERRHKPIWRELEEVLKAHDVHNYSIFLHPETRQLFGYAEIESEERWAAIATTEVCQRWWRHMSDVMPANEDASPVSAELREVFHLA; encoded by the coding sequence ATGATCCGGAAGGCATTCGTGATGTCGGTAAACGCCGGCTGCGAGGACGAATACGAGCGGCGGCACAAGCCGATCTGGCGGGAACTCGAAGAGGTCCTGAAGGCACATGACGTGCACAACTACTCGATCTTTCTCCATCCGGAGACGCGGCAGCTTTTCGGCTACGCGGAGATCGAGAGCGAAGAGCGCTGGGCCGCAATCGCCACGACGGAGGTGTGCCAACGCTGGTGGCGGCACATGAGCGATGTGATGCCGGCGAATGAGGATGCCTCGCCGGTGTCAGCAGAGCTGCGGGAGGTGTTTCATCTGGCTTAA
- a CDS encoding DUF1552 domain-containing protein — MNPLFHTPLSRRTALRGMGVTLALPLLEAMLPRTLHAAPSTYRPLAKSGAKPVPRAIFCYVSNGVNILDWVPEEKGKGYKLSPTLETLKEHREQFSILSGLGHPHCLGGHSGGDTWLTGANLQAVPGKDYTNTISVDQLIAEKVGMNTRFPSIEIGDESGTGTAMHSHTLAFDRNGTPLPAENSPQRLFERLFVPDGADSRDATLKRYAEKRSILDDVLGEARALEKKLGKEDKGKLGEYLAAVRETELRVQRQEAWVDVPKPVIDSAGLQLNSKPGDAHDRPMWLDVMLELSYLAFVTDTTRVISFEWAREAGGYGVGGENHHELSHHGGDPETLKKLAVVDRGYLERLARFMELLKSTDEGGIPMLDHTMLVYGSGMNSGPGGDHSPKNLPLLVAGGGAYGLKHNQHIAHDPDKHPPLSNVLLTVAQKMGVETESFSDSSGEFSELL, encoded by the coding sequence ATGAACCCGCTCTTCCACACTCCCCTCTCCCGGCGCACGGCCTTGCGCGGCATGGGTGTCACGCTGGCGCTGCCACTGCTGGAGGCGATGCTGCCGCGGACGCTCCATGCAGCGCCATCGACCTACCGGCCCTTGGCCAAGTCGGGTGCCAAGCCGGTGCCGCGCGCGATCTTTTGCTACGTCTCGAATGGTGTGAACATTCTGGACTGGGTGCCGGAGGAGAAGGGCAAGGGCTATAAGCTCTCCCCCACCCTCGAGACGTTGAAAGAGCATCGCGAGCAGTTCTCGATTTTATCCGGTCTCGGACATCCGCACTGTCTCGGCGGGCATAGCGGTGGCGATACGTGGCTGACCGGGGCAAATCTGCAGGCGGTGCCGGGAAAGGACTACACCAACACCATCTCGGTGGACCAATTGATCGCGGAGAAGGTGGGGATGAATACCCGCTTTCCTTCAATCGAGATCGGGGATGAATCCGGCACGGGGACGGCGATGCATAGTCACACGCTGGCATTTGATCGCAACGGAACGCCCCTGCCTGCCGAGAATAGCCCGCAGCGTTTGTTCGAGCGGCTCTTCGTGCCGGATGGCGCCGATTCGCGGGATGCGACTTTGAAGCGCTATGCGGAGAAGCGCAGCATCCTGGATGATGTGCTGGGCGAGGCGCGGGCGCTGGAGAAGAAGCTGGGCAAGGAGGATAAGGGCAAGCTGGGCGAATACCTGGCAGCCGTGCGCGAGACGGAGTTGCGGGTGCAGCGCCAAGAGGCATGGGTAGATGTGCCGAAACCGGTGATCGATTCCGCGGGCCTGCAACTCAATAGCAAGCCGGGCGATGCGCATGACCGGCCCATGTGGCTGGATGTGATGCTGGAGCTTTCGTATCTGGCCTTCGTGACCGACACGACGCGGGTGATTTCCTTCGAGTGGGCACGTGAGGCGGGTGGCTATGGCGTGGGTGGTGAGAATCACCATGAGCTTTCGCACCACGGCGGAGATCCGGAAACGCTGAAGAAACTCGCAGTCGTGGACCGGGGTTATCTGGAGCGGCTCGCTCGTTTCATGGAACTCCTGAAATCGACGGATGAAGGAGGCATCCCGATGCTGGATCACACGATGCTGGTGTATGGCTCCGGCATGAACAGTGGTCCGGGCGGTGATCATTCGCCGAAAAACCTGCCGCTGCTGGTGGCGGGTGGCGGTGCCTACGGACTGAAGCACAACCAGCACATTGCGCATGATCCGGACAAGCATCCGCCGCTGAGCAATGTACTCCTGACGGTGGCACAGAAGATGGGAGTGGAAACGGAAAGCTTCTCCGATAGCAGCGGAGAGTTCTCGGAACTGCTGTAA
- a CDS encoding DUF1592 domain-containing protein, producing MLQVTAQERDTALAEIVGPFLEEHCISCHGPEKQKGKLRLDTLSPDFHSPISAEKWKEVLNVINGHEMPPEDEPQPAAADAARFAEWVEAELARAEVAKRSTRVVLRRMNRTEYDNTIRDLIGVDFHPSEDFPEDPPAGGFDNIGQALTISPMQVELYYAAAREILDRALPEGPRPERVKWRFEPEENTQGLDRYRVRRGNDDVLLNPGENPVEKGFTVIHHKAWNKNIGFRSFHVPAAGEYIVRFRAAGRVPNRKQVVAAGQKILAKHRDEEIANNPEGAKWHHEAFEQKMKIFAGHRMYDYGPPRVKITRHLGGAPRVVAEMDVPAPANAPESYEVRAYFNTEEGGIDLEYAYDVPSTLENFWMQEREEFPRPELMVDWIELEGPVYESWPPESSRRLLPDIPVREQDETAYAREVLARFMPRAYRRPVDAAEIDAKLELYKKLRAEKPSFAEAIKVPLAAVLASPHFLYLVEPESPGTAPKPLNGYEIATRLSYFLWSSMPDERLTSLAASGELQNPDVLREETRRLLADPRSGAFVTNFAGQWLGLRKVGANPPSRTLYPDYDRHLELSIVRESEGFFAEILRSDLDARNFIRSDFVTINERLARHYGIPGVRGDEIRKVMVSPESRRGGLVTQASFHSITSNGTRTSPVLRGTWILKTLLGRDPGLPVANVGEIQPKVPGIDKATVRQRLEIHRQMESCARCHDKIDPLGLALENFNAAGEWRDQEGHGYNGRIEKDDPVIDASAKMPDGTEFTGVAGLQEQLMKSEDLFLNALASRLTTYALGRELGFSDQPALRGFVQEMKGNGYTMRSLIEAITTSELFTTK from the coding sequence GTGCTACAAGTCACTGCCCAGGAACGCGACACGGCTCTAGCGGAGATTGTGGGGCCCTTCCTTGAGGAACATTGCATCTCCTGTCACGGTCCGGAGAAGCAGAAGGGCAAGCTGCGGCTGGACACGCTCTCACCGGACTTCCATAGCCCGATCTCCGCGGAAAAGTGGAAAGAGGTGCTGAATGTCATCAACGGCCATGAGATGCCGCCGGAAGATGAACCGCAGCCTGCGGCGGCCGATGCAGCACGCTTCGCGGAATGGGTGGAAGCCGAACTCGCCCGTGCGGAGGTGGCGAAGCGATCGACGCGGGTGGTGCTGCGGCGGATGAACCGCACCGAGTATGACAACACGATCCGCGATCTCATCGGCGTGGATTTTCATCCTTCGGAGGACTTCCCCGAAGACCCACCGGCGGGTGGCTTCGATAACATCGGGCAGGCGCTCACGATCTCACCGATGCAAGTGGAGCTCTACTATGCGGCGGCCCGGGAGATCCTGGACCGGGCTCTGCCCGAAGGCCCGCGGCCGGAGCGTGTGAAGTGGCGTTTCGAGCCGGAAGAAAACACCCAAGGGCTGGACCGTTACCGGGTGCGGCGTGGAAACGACGACGTGCTCCTGAACCCGGGGGAGAACCCGGTCGAGAAAGGCTTCACGGTGATCCACCACAAGGCCTGGAACAAGAACATCGGTTTCAGATCCTTCCATGTGCCGGCGGCCGGCGAGTACATCGTTCGTTTCCGGGCTGCAGGCCGGGTTCCCAACAGAAAGCAGGTGGTGGCTGCGGGGCAGAAGATCCTGGCAAAGCATCGCGACGAGGAGATCGCGAACAATCCGGAAGGAGCGAAGTGGCACCACGAGGCATTCGAGCAGAAGATGAAGATCTTCGCCGGGCACCGGATGTATGACTACGGCCCGCCGCGGGTGAAAATCACCCGGCATCTGGGCGGCGCACCACGAGTGGTCGCGGAGATGGACGTGCCCGCACCGGCCAATGCGCCGGAGTCGTACGAGGTTAGGGCCTACTTCAATACCGAGGAGGGAGGGATCGACCTGGAATATGCCTACGATGTCCCTAGTACTCTGGAGAATTTCTGGATGCAGGAGCGCGAGGAATTCCCGCGCCCCGAGCTGATGGTGGATTGGATCGAGCTGGAAGGACCGGTGTATGAAAGCTGGCCGCCGGAGAGTTCTCGGCGGCTGCTTCCCGACATCCCTGTCCGTGAGCAGGATGAGACCGCGTACGCCCGCGAGGTGTTGGCGCGTTTCATGCCACGGGCTTATCGGCGGCCCGTGGACGCGGCGGAGATCGATGCGAAGCTGGAGCTCTACAAGAAGCTCCGTGCAGAGAAGCCGTCCTTCGCGGAAGCGATCAAGGTGCCGCTGGCCGCCGTTCTGGCCTCTCCCCATTTCCTCTATCTGGTGGAGCCTGAGTCTCCCGGCACTGCTCCGAAGCCGCTGAACGGCTACGAGATCGCGACCCGGCTTTCCTATTTCCTCTGGTCTTCCATGCCGGATGAGCGGCTGACGAGCTTGGCGGCAAGCGGCGAACTTCAGAACCCGGATGTACTACGTGAAGAAACCCGGCGCCTGCTGGCGGATCCGCGGAGCGGAGCCTTCGTGACGAACTTCGCGGGCCAATGGCTTGGACTGCGGAAGGTGGGAGCGAATCCTCCATCCCGAACGCTCTACCCGGACTACGACCGGCATCTGGAACTCAGCATCGTCCGGGAATCGGAGGGGTTCTTTGCGGAGATCCTGCGCAGCGATCTGGATGCGCGAAACTTCATCCGTAGCGACTTCGTCACGATCAACGAACGCCTGGCACGTCACTACGGCATCCCTGGCGTGCGGGGTGATGAGATCCGGAAGGTGATGGTGAGCCCGGAATCGCGCCGCGGCGGGCTGGTCACACAGGCGTCCTTTCACTCGATCACTTCGAACGGCACACGCACCTCACCGGTGCTGCGCGGCACCTGGATCCTGAAGACCTTGCTCGGTCGGGACCCGGGCCTGCCGGTGGCAAACGTGGGCGAGATCCAGCCGAAGGTGCCGGGCATCGACAAGGCGACGGTGCGGCAGAGGCTGGAGATCCACCGGCAGATGGAGTCCTGTGCGCGCTGCCACGACAAGATCGACCCGCTGGGGCTGGCGCTGGAGAATTTCAATGCGGCGGGCGAGTGGCGCGATCAGGAAGGCCATGGCTACAACGGGAGGATCGAGAAGGATGATCCGGTGATCGATGCGAGCGCGAAGATGCCGGATGGCACGGAGTTCACGGGAGTGGCCGGGCTTCAGGAGCAGCTGATGAAGAGCGAGGATCTCTTCCTGAACGCGCTGGCAAGCCGGCTCACAACCTACGCCCTCGGGCGGGAGTTGGGATTTTCCGATCAGCCTGCGCTGCGCGGCTTCGTGCAGGAGATGAAGGGAAATGGCTACACGATGCGTTCCCTGATCGAGGCGATCACGACCTCCGAGCTTTTCACCACGAAATAA
- a CDS encoding PEP-CTERM sorting domain-containing protein, which translates to MVPEPASCALAALGAVAAFLRRRR; encoded by the coding sequence GTGGTCCCGGAGCCGGCATCCTGCGCGCTCGCGGCCTTGGGTGCGGTGGCCGCATTTCTGCGCCGCCGCCGTTAA
- a CDS encoding bifunctional 3,4-dihydroxy-2-butanone-4-phosphate synthase/GTP cyclohydrolase II, whose amino-acid sequence MATELTFSPIEEIIAEIAAGRIVIVADDPDRENEADLIAAASLCTPEIISFMAVHGRGLVCAPITQKRAEELDLPQMTRRNREVQRTAFTISVDAADGITTGISSPDRCRCVKLLADPNAGPDDFVHPGHTFPIQARDGGVLRRAGHTEAAVDLARLAGLEPAGVICEIMNADGTMGRVGDLGDFQKEHGLKACTIAQLISWRRKSEKLVVREETIGLPTDHGEFTCHLYRVETDGSHHLALVRGDIDSSQPVLVRVHSECLTGDVFLSQRCDCGGQLDAAMERISKEGGVLLYLRQEGRGIGLAAKIHAYKLQEQGLDTIEANEKLGFGSDLRDYGMGAQILCDLGVRKIRLLTNNPKKVVGLEGYGLEIVEQLPISLPANPHNARYLETKRERMGHRL is encoded by the coding sequence ATGGCCACCGAGCTTACCTTCAGCCCCATCGAGGAAATCATCGCCGAAATCGCCGCCGGCCGCATCGTGATCGTGGCGGACGATCCGGATCGGGAAAACGAGGCGGATCTGATCGCCGCCGCTTCCCTGTGCACCCCGGAGATCATTTCCTTCATGGCGGTCCATGGCCGCGGGCTTGTCTGCGCCCCGATCACCCAGAAACGGGCCGAGGAGCTGGACCTGCCGCAGATGACCCGCCGAAACCGCGAGGTCCAGCGCACCGCCTTCACGATCTCCGTGGACGCCGCGGATGGCATCACCACCGGGATTTCCTCCCCCGATCGCTGCCGCTGCGTGAAGCTGCTGGCCGACCCGAATGCCGGGCCGGATGACTTCGTCCACCCTGGACACACTTTCCCGATCCAAGCCCGCGATGGCGGCGTGCTGCGGCGTGCCGGCCACACGGAGGCCGCGGTCGACCTCGCGCGTCTGGCCGGACTCGAACCAGCCGGCGTGATCTGCGAGATCATGAACGCGGATGGCACGATGGGCCGCGTGGGTGATCTGGGCGATTTCCAGAAGGAGCATGGTCTGAAGGCGTGCACGATCGCCCAACTGATCAGCTGGCGCCGGAAATCCGAGAAGCTAGTGGTCCGCGAGGAAACGATCGGACTTCCGACCGACCACGGCGAATTCACCTGCCACCTCTACCGGGTAGAGACGGATGGCTCCCACCACCTGGCGCTGGTCCGCGGGGACATCGACTCGTCCCAACCGGTGCTGGTCCGCGTGCACTCCGAGTGCCTGACCGGTGATGTCTTCCTATCCCAGCGCTGCGACTGCGGCGGCCAACTGGATGCCGCGATGGAGCGGATCTCAAAAGAGGGCGGTGTGCTGCTCTACCTCCGCCAGGAAGGTCGCGGCATCGGGCTGGCGGCGAAGATCCATGCCTACAAGCTTCAGGAGCAAGGACTCGATACGATCGAGGCGAATGAGAAACTCGGTTTCGGCTCCGACCTCCGCGACTACGGCATGGGTGCGCAGATTCTCTGCGACCTCGGTGTTCGCAAAATCCGCCTTTTGACCAACAACCCGAAGAAGGTGGTCGGCCTTGAAGGCTATGGCTTGGAAATCGTGGAACAGCTTCCGATCAGCCTGCCGGCGAACCCACACAACGCACGCTATCTGGAAACGAAGCGCGAGCGGATGGGCCACAGGCTATAA
- a CDS encoding sugar phosphate isomerase/epimerase family protein, with the protein MSRPVTLFTGQWADIPAEELFPKVKAMGFDGVELACWGDHFDVQAALNDPAYIPARWELLKKHGLACYAISNHLVGQAICDPIDDRHKAILSPAIWGDGDPEGVRQRAAQELIDTAKAARKFFDAGKEYMAGHPAGSGKTVVNGFTGSSIWGALYAFPPTSQEYIQKGFDDFGKRFKPILDAFDKEDVYFALEVHPTEIAFDIVSAQRAIEAVGGHKRFGFNYDPSHLGYQGVDYVKFIYQFSDRIHHAHMKDVWWGHGDGTVGVFGGHTDFCDARRYWDFRSVGRGDINFEEVIVALNDTRYNGPLSIEWEDGRMDRFHGATESCAFVKNLDFPRNTVAFDAAFDKSNQ; encoded by the coding sequence ATGTCACGACCCGTCACACTCTTCACCGGCCAGTGGGCCGATATCCCCGCCGAGGAACTCTTCCCCAAGGTCAAGGCCATGGGCTTCGATGGCGTGGAACTCGCCTGTTGGGGCGATCATTTCGATGTCCAGGCCGCTCTCAATGACCCGGCCTACATTCCGGCCCGCTGGGAGTTGCTGAAGAAGCACGGCCTCGCTTGCTACGCGATCTCGAACCACCTCGTCGGCCAGGCGATTTGTGACCCCATCGATGACCGCCACAAGGCGATCCTCTCTCCGGCAATCTGGGGTGATGGCGATCCGGAAGGCGTCCGTCAGCGTGCTGCCCAAGAGTTGATCGACACCGCCAAGGCAGCCCGCAAGTTCTTCGATGCCGGCAAGGAATACATGGCCGGTCATCCTGCCGGTTCCGGCAAGACCGTCGTGAACGGCTTCACCGGCTCCTCGATCTGGGGCGCGCTGTATGCCTTCCCGCCGACCAGCCAGGAATACATCCAGAAGGGCTTTGATGACTTCGGGAAGCGCTTCAAGCCGATCCTGGATGCGTTTGATAAGGAAGACGTTTACTTCGCCCTGGAAGTGCACCCGACCGAAATCGCCTTCGACATCGTCTCCGCACAGCGGGCGATCGAGGCCGTGGGCGGCCACAAGCGCTTCGGCTTCAACTACGACCCGAGCCACCTCGGCTATCAGGGCGTGGACTACGTGAAGTTCATCTATCAATTCTCGGACCGTATCCATCATGCCCACATGAAGGACGTGTGGTGGGGCCACGGTGATGGCACCGTGGGCGTCTTCGGCGGTCACACGGATTTCTGCGATGCCCGCCGCTACTGGGATTTCCGCAGCGTCGGCCGCGGCGACATCAACTTCGAGGAAGTCATCGTCGCGCTCAATGACACTCGCTACAACGGCCCGCTTTCCATCGAGTGGGAAGACGGCCGCATGGACCGCTTCCACGGCGCGACCGAAAGCTGCGCCTTCGTGAAGAACCTCGACTTCCCGCGGAACACCGTCGCCTTCGACGCCGCCTTCGACAAATCGAACCAATAA
- a CDS encoding Gfo/Idh/MocA family protein — protein sequence MSIKVGVIGAGGMLRYHAAGFRQAGAVVNAVADPAPGAADRAAAQWQIPSAFESVDAMLAEADIDAVSIIVPNKFHKPLALQCLKAGKHVFSEKPPALNAAEVQEMIDAANAAGKKLMFNFNNRARPESIAMQQYIADGTVGKINSAQAKWIRRTGIPGFGGWFTTKALSGGGPVIDLLHMIDLALYFMGYPEPAHVLAQTFDDHITDKGFKGPWGIPDRADGTNDVEAAAHGFVTFKTGQVLSLQVSWAEMIKREEVSVVFQGAKAGGKVERLFGRDGIDETAIDTCELYVQENGRSVNRSIVTEACEDMGRSASAANFIEAIEGKAEAFNTPDQALKLMKIIDAIYESAATKAPVAV from the coding sequence ATGTCCATCAAAGTAGGAGTCATCGGAGCCGGCGGCATGCTGCGCTACCACGCCGCCGGGTTTCGCCAGGCAGGAGCCGTCGTCAATGCCGTCGCCGACCCGGCTCCGGGCGCTGCCGATCGCGCCGCCGCCCAGTGGCAGATCCCGTCCGCTTTCGAGAGTGTTGACGCGATGCTTGCCGAGGCTGACATCGATGCCGTCTCGATCATCGTTCCGAACAAGTTCCACAAGCCGCTGGCCCTTCAGTGTCTGAAGGCTGGCAAGCACGTCTTCAGCGAAAAGCCCCCGGCGCTCAATGCCGCCGAGGTGCAGGAGATGATCGACGCCGCCAACGCCGCCGGCAAGAAGCTGATGTTCAACTTCAATAATCGCGCCCGGCCCGAGTCGATCGCGATGCAGCAGTACATCGCGGATGGCACGGTCGGTAAGATCAACTCCGCTCAGGCCAAGTGGATCCGCCGCACCGGCATCCCGGGCTTCGGCGGTTGGTTCACCACCAAGGCTCTCTCCGGCGGTGGTCCGGTCATCGACCTCCTTCACATGATCGATCTGGCCCTTTACTTCATGGGCTATCCGGAGCCGGCACACGTGCTTGCCCAGACCTTTGACGATCACATCACCGACAAGGGCTTCAAGGGTCCTTGGGGTATCCCGGACCGCGCCGACGGAACCAACGATGTCGAGGCGGCTGCCCACGGCTTCGTCACCTTCAAGACCGGCCAGGTTCTTTCCCTCCAGGTCTCCTGGGCGGAAATGATCAAGCGCGAGGAAGTCTCCGTGGTCTTCCAAGGTGCCAAGGCTGGCGGCAAGGTGGAGCGTCTCTTCGGCCGCGATGGCATCGATGAGACCGCCATCGATACCTGCGAACTCTACGTCCAGGAGAACGGTCGCTCGGTCAACCGTAGCATCGTCACCGAAGCGTGCGAAGACATGGGCCGCAGCGCTTCCGCCGCGAACTTCATCGAAGCGATCGAAGGCAAGGCAGAAGCCTTCAACACCCCGGACCAGGCGCTGAAGCTGATGAAGATCATCGACGCCATCTACGAGTCCGCTGCCACCAAGGCACCGGTGGCCGTCTAA
- a CDS encoding Gfo/Idh/MocA family protein, translating to MNRKLRMGMVGGGRGAFIGAVHRMAANLDGKIELVAGCFSSDPEKSKLSGEDFFLDPSRVYTSYEEMAEKEAALPADKRIDFVSIVVRNNLHVPVAKAFLKAGINVICDKPMALSLAEAKEFAEIVKSSGKVFALTHNYTGYPMVKEARAMVKAGKLGRLLKVVAEYPQGYASSAFKEAAPSKIANWRMDPNVSGVSNCMGDIGSHAENLARYITGLEIEELAAELTTFIPGRSLDDDGNVLVRYQNGVKGIIYASQVSTGDENNLNIRVYGTEGSIEWHQEHPNELVVKFLDKPREIWRRGNSYNGPEASAFTRLPFGHPEAFIEAFANVYLAASEAIRDELAGKFPRPEGYDFPNVDDGVAGMAFIEATVASAKNNAAWTKPGH from the coding sequence ATGAACCGCAAACTCCGCATGGGCATGGTCGGTGGTGGCCGTGGTGCCTTCATCGGCGCTGTGCACCGCATGGCTGCCAATCTCGATGGTAAGATCGAACTCGTCGCCGGCTGCTTCTCCTCCGATCCGGAGAAGAGCAAGCTCTCGGGCGAGGACTTCTTCCTCGATCCTTCCCGCGTTTACACTTCCTACGAGGAGATGGCTGAGAAGGAAGCCGCGCTCCCGGCGGACAAGCGGATCGACTTCGTTTCGATCGTCGTCCGGAACAACCTCCACGTGCCGGTGGCCAAGGCCTTCCTCAAGGCGGGCATCAACGTGATCTGCGACAAGCCGATGGCACTTTCCCTCGCCGAGGCAAAGGAGTTCGCGGAGATCGTGAAGAGCTCCGGAAAGGTCTTCGCACTCACGCACAACTACACCGGCTATCCGATGGTGAAGGAAGCTCGCGCGATGGTGAAGGCGGGCAAGCTTGGCCGCCTGCTCAAGGTCGTCGCCGAGTATCCTCAGGGCTATGCTTCCAGCGCTTTCAAGGAAGCCGCTCCGAGCAAGATTGCGAACTGGCGCATGGACCCGAATGTCTCGGGTGTATCGAACTGCATGGGTGACATCGGCTCGCACGCCGAGAACCTTGCCCGCTACATCACGGGCTTGGAGATCGAGGAACTGGCCGCCGAACTCACCACCTTCATTCCGGGCCGCAGCCTTGATGATGATGGCAACGTGCTGGTCCGTTACCAGAACGGCGTGAAGGGCATCATCTACGCCTCGCAGGTTTCGACCGGTGACGAGAACAACCTGAACATCCGCGTCTACGGCACGGAAGGATCGATCGAGTGGCACCAGGAGCATCCGAACGAGCTGGTCGTGAAGTTCCTCGACAAGCCGCGCGAGATCTGGCGCCGCGGGAATTCCTACAACGGCCCGGAGGCATCCGCGTTCACGCGCTTGCCCTTCGGCCACCCGGAAGCCTTCATCGAGGCTTTCGCGAACGTCTACCTCGCCGCCTCTGAAGCGATTCGCGACGAGCTGGCAGGCAAGTTCCCGCGCCCTGAGGGCTATGACTTCCCGAACGTCGATGACGGCGTGGCGGGCATGGCCTTCATCGAGGCCACCGTGGCTTCCGCGAAGAACAACGCGGCTTGGACCAAGCCGGGTCACTGA
- a CDS encoding ThuA domain-containing protein, translating into MKPTLFLPLASAAAAFFLVAASNDSEQPPPGAADKIAEALPSEPYAKPAKARKVLIFSKTAGFRHESIATGKVALTELGKKTGAFETVISDDLSNFEPKTIDQFDAIVFLSTTMNPFAPSGDELKAMDDKAKKDAEKKVERLQKSLMAFVKGGKGFVGIHAATDTFYDWSDYGDMIGGYFDGHPWGAGTQVSIKVEPGQEKHPLVAMFDGQNVDFKEEIYQLKAPYDSKKVHMLLRLDPEKSDMNVQGLKREDKDWGVAWARSWGKGRVFYCSLGHNHDMYWNPKVLRHYLAGIQWALGDFKVKVDK; encoded by the coding sequence ATGAAACCCACCTTATTCCTCCCCCTTGCAAGCGCGGCCGCCGCGTTCTTCCTCGTTGCCGCCAGCAACGATTCCGAGCAACCGCCACCGGGTGCCGCTGACAAGATTGCAGAGGCCCTGCCGTCCGAGCCCTACGCCAAGCCCGCCAAGGCCCGCAAGGTGCTCATCTTCTCGAAGACCGCCGGCTTCCGTCACGAGTCCATCGCCACCGGCAAGGTCGCCCTGACCGAACTCGGCAAAAAGACCGGAGCCTTCGAGACCGTTATCAGCGACGATCTTTCCAACTTCGAGCCGAAGACGATCGATCAGTTCGACGCCATCGTTTTCCTCAGCACTACCATGAATCCTTTCGCACCCTCAGGGGACGAGCTGAAGGCCATGGATGACAAGGCCAAGAAGGATGCTGAGAAGAAGGTCGAGCGCCTGCAGAAAAGTCTCATGGCCTTCGTGAAGGGCGGCAAGGGCTTCGTCGGAATCCACGCCGCTACCGATACCTTCTACGATTGGTCCGACTACGGTGACATGATCGGCGGCTACTTCGACGGCCACCCTTGGGGTGCCGGCACCCAGGTCTCGATCAAGGTGGAACCCGGCCAGGAAAAGCATCCGCTGGTGGCCATGTTCGACGGCCAGAATGTCGACTTCAAAGAGGAGATCTATCAGCTGAAGGCTCCTTACGACTCGAAGAAGGTCCACATGCTCCTGCGTCTGGATCCCGAGAAGTCGGACATGAATGTCCAGGGTCTCAAGCGTGAGGACAAGGACTGGGGTGTTGCTTGGGCCCGTTCATGGGGCAAGGGTCGCGTCTTCTACTGCTCCTTGGGCCACAACCACGACATGTATTGGAACCCGAAGGTCCTCCGCCACTACCTCGCGGGCATCCAGTGGGCGCTCGGAGATTTCAAGGTGAAGGTCGACAAGTGA